A stretch of the Xiphias gladius isolate SHS-SW01 ecotype Sanya breed wild chromosome 21, ASM1685928v1, whole genome shotgun sequence genome encodes the following:
- the kbtbd12 gene encoding kelch repeat and BTB domain-containing protein 12, giving the protein MDLTAKHGLVLLDQLRRMRETENLTDVVLVAEGISFPCHRVVLSAFSPYFRVMFTCGLRECNSRDIFLRDTPADSLALLLNYMYCSDLPLNNSNVQGISIAAFLLQMDDVFTRCQQHMTENMDASNCLGVYYFARDLGAEELADHAQRFLRQHFVQVCQSEEVLELEAHQLGKLLSSDDLNVSREETILDVVLSWVKHSTLMDGEVRIRHLPELLRKVRLPLISPDYLREAMKRNTALLADAECLEMVKEALEATGMHPSAAPRKLKLRYGMETTDLLLCVGNDGGGIRSRYGNYAERSFCYAPSTGRTYYITSPRYGEALGYVCAGVVTERNDIIVAGEAGVRRMARQKVMNVEIYRYKVEAQGSWEQLTSAEYRDSYALGSLGDTLYLLGGQMKLKNQFLITNCVERWSLQGGPWRSAAPLPMPLAYHSVVRMKDRLYVIGGRTPQSYRMDDEPDRLSNRLLEYDPNTNKWTELGPMKYSKYRCSAVVLNGEIFVMGGIGCEGLDRGQSRHCLDAVEIYNADGDYWREGPPLPCAQLSLHSNACNAGVVGGKIYVCGYYKGAGRHDDITKDILELDPWENRWTVVARRALMHDNYDVCLVANLNPRGLMSPPADLVKL; this is encoded by the exons ATGGATCTTACAGCCAAACATGGGTTGGTGCTGCTGGACCAGttgaggaggatgagggagacTGAGAACCTGACAGATGTGGTACTGGTGGCTGAGGGCATCAGCTTTCCCTGTCATAGAGTTGTTCTATCTGCCTTCAGCCCTTACTTCCGTGTTATGTTCACATGTGGCCTTCGTGAGTGCAACAGTAGAGATATATTCCTGCGTGACACCCCTGCAGACAGCCTGGCTCTCCTCTTGAACTACATGTACTGCTCAGATCTTCCTCTCAACAACTCCAATGTACAAGGCATCTCCATTGCAGCTTTTCTCCTGCAGATGGATGACGTCTTCACTCGCTGTCAGCAGCACATGACTGAGAACATGGATGCCTCCAATTGCCTTGGCGTGTATTACTTTGCCCGTGACCTGGGTGCAGAGGAACTGGCTGACCATGCCCAGCGCTTCCTGAGGCAGCACTTTGTCCAAGTCTGCCAGAGTGAGGAGGTCCTGGAGCTGGAGGCTCATCAGCTGGGGAAGCTCCTGAGTTCGGATGACCTTAATGTTTCCCGTGAAGAGACCATCCTGGATGTGGTCCTTAGCTGGGTCAAACACAGCACTCTGATGGATGGAGAGGTTCGTATTCGGCACCTTCCGGAGCTCCTGAGGAAGGTCCGCTTGCCACTGATAAGCCCTGACTATTTAAGAGAGGCGATGAAGAGAAACACGGCCCTGCTGGCTGATGCTGAATGTCTAGAGATGGTGAAAGAAGCCTTGGAGGCCACAGGGATGCATCCCTCAGCTGCACCACGTAAACTAAAGCTGCGGTACGGCATGGAGACCACAGATTTGCTGCTCTGTGTTGGTAATGACGGTGGTGGGATTAGGTCAAGATATGGCAACTATGCTGAGCGCAGCTTTTGCTATGCCCCATCCACAGGAAGAACCTACTACATCACTTCACCTCGCTACGGAGAGGCTCTGGGGTATGTGTGTGCTGGGGTTGTAACTGAAAGAAATGACATTATTGTGGCAGGAGAGGCAGGTGTGCGCAGAATGGCCCGACAGAAGGTCATGAATGTTGAGATCTACAG GTACAAGGTAGAGGCCCAAGGAAGCTGGGAGCAACTGACTTCAGCAGAGTACCGAGATTCTTACGCCCTGGGATCACTGGGTGACACTCTGTACCTGCTGGGTGGGCAGATGAAGCTGAAGAACCAGTTTCTAATCACTAACTGTGTGGAGCGATGGTCTCTGCAAGGTGGACCATGGCGGAGTGCAGCACCCCTGCCTATGCCTTTGGCCTATCACAGCGTGGTCAGAATGAAAGATCGCCTTTATGTGATAGGTGGTCGAACCCCACAG TCATACAGGATGGATGATGAGCCTGACCGTCTTAGTAACCGCCTTCTGGAGTATgatccaaacacaaacaagtgGACAGAACTAGGTCCCATGAAGTACTCAAAGTATCGCTGCAGTGCTGTGGTACTCAATGGTGAAATTTTTGTGATGG GAGGAATTGGGTGTGAAGGTTTGGACCGTGGACAATCACGCCACTGCCTCGATGCTGTGGAGATCTACAACGCGGATGGAGATTACTGGAGGGAGGGCCCTCCTCTCCCATGTGCACAACTCTCTCTGCACTCAAATGCCTGTAATGCAGGAGTGGTGGGAGGCAAGATTTATGTGTGTGGATATTACAAAGGAGCAG GTCGTCATGATGATATAACAAAGGACATTTTAGAGCTGGACCCTTGGGAGAACCGGTGGACAGTGGTGGCTCGGCGCGCTCTGATGCACGACAACTATGACGTCTGCTTAGTGGCAAATCTCAACCCCAGAGGACTCATGTCCCCACCTGCAGACTTAGTAAAACTGTGA